A DNA window from Amphiprion ocellaris isolate individual 3 ecotype Okinawa chromosome 8, ASM2253959v1, whole genome shotgun sequence contains the following coding sequences:
- the aar2 gene encoding protein AAR2 homolog, with translation MASSSSSSSSVDMDPDVARRLFEEGATLVLLGVPQGTEFGIDCKSWQVGPRFRGVKMIPPGLHFIHYSSVNSPSCGGQIGPKTGLFLTLKPKEVVLGNWDPKEEDLDFSASKNEEEVSRIRATLRELDPYLGPYPYEVMRKWVSLTDRLSEEVANSLQPLSGRICAFADVVPEIDYRHTKDRAEQPRNDTACQSMREGLDRLPRMKQREGTEVRFSKIPKKTYPDGATPAQITQCSMDLSYALETVLEKNHKQQPLNLLGELQFAFVCFLIGNVYEGFEHWKSLLTLLCRSEEAMQKHKELYLGLIAVLYHQLGEIPPDFFVDIVSQNNFLTSTLQDFFQFASGPCVDGTLRKRAEKFKAHLTKKFRWDFDADLDDCAPVVVELPEGVTVD, from the exons ATggcgagcagcagcagcagcagtagtagtgtGGACATGGATCCAGATGTTGCTCGGAGACTGTTTGAGGAAGGAGCCACCCTGGTGCTGCTGGGTGTTCCTCAAGGCACAGAGTTTGGCATAGACTGCAAGAGTTGGCAGGTGGGTCCTCGCTTCAGGGGCGTGAAGATGATCCCTCCAGGCCTGCACTTCATCCACTACTCCTCTGTTAACTCACCGAGCTGTGGAGGACAGATTGGCCCCAAGACAGGCCTTTTCCTCACTCTAAAACCCAAGGAGGTCGTACTGGGTAATTGGGATCCCAAAGAGGAAGATCTGGACTTCTCCGCCTCCAAGAACGAAGAAGAGGTGAGCCGTATCCGTGCAACCCTGCGAGAGCTGGATCCTTACCTGGGGCCTTATCCCTATGAGGTGATGAGGAAATGGGTGTCCCTCACTGACCGCCTCAGTGAGGAGGTGGCCAATAGCCTCCAGCCTCTTTCGGGTCGGATTTGCGCCTTTGCTGACGTCGTTCCTGAGATTGACTACAGACACACCAAAGACAGGGCAGAACAGCCGAGGAATGACACAGCCTGCCAGAGCATGAGAGAGGGACTGGACAGGCTCCCCAGGATGAAGCAGAGGGAGGGGACAGAGGTGCGTTTCTCCAAAATCCCCAAGAAGACCTACCCTGATGGGGCAACACCGGCCCAGATCACCCAGTGCAGCATGGACCTGAGTTATGCcctggagactgtgctggagAAGAACCACAAGCAGCAGCCTCTCAACCTACTAG gtgagctgcagtttgcctTTGTGTGTTTCCTGATTGGAAACGTGTACGAGGGCTTTGAGCACTGGAAGAGCCTCCTGACTTTGCTGTGTCGCTCAGAGGAAGCCATGCAGAAGCATAAGGAACTCTACCTGGGGCTGATCGCAGTGCTGTACCACCAGCTCGGGGAAATACCTCCTGACTTCTTTGTTGACATCGTGTCACAGAACAACTTCCTGACCTCCACACTGCAG GACTTCTTCCAGTTTGCCAGTGGACCTTGCGTCGACGGCACCCTGCGTAAGAGAGCAGAGAAGTTCAAAGCCCACCTCACCAAGAAGTTCCGCTGGGATTTTGATGCAGACTTGGATGACTGTGCACCGGTGGTGGTGGAGCTACCTGAAGGTGTTACGGTGGACTGA